One genomic segment of Nitrospira sp. includes these proteins:
- the hisG gene encoding ATP phosphoribosyltransferase, with amino-acid sequence MLTIALSKGKLIEPALNLFRRAGYEIVGLSGDSRRLIFVSPENDMTFLIVRPSDVPTYVEYGGADAGIVGKDVLMEQESDVYEPLDLGFGACRISVAALRGEGANDRLTSKVRVATKYPRITGSYFNARGIPVEIVKLYGSIELAPVVGLADRIVDLVETGGTLKAHDLVELEVIAQSTARFIVNRASLRLKQEPLMELIRKLRAAVRNERAASGNGRPPAVGMRKKKMVRS; translated from the coding sequence ATGCTGACGATCGCGTTGTCAAAAGGAAAACTCATAGAGCCCGCACTGAATCTCTTCCGACGAGCCGGCTACGAGATTGTCGGATTGTCGGGGGATAGTCGACGACTGATATTTGTTAGCCCGGAAAATGACATGACCTTCCTCATCGTTCGCCCCAGCGATGTGCCGACTTATGTGGAGTATGGCGGAGCGGATGCCGGAATCGTCGGGAAAGACGTTTTGATGGAGCAAGAAAGTGACGTATATGAACCATTGGATTTGGGTTTCGGAGCGTGTAGAATCTCCGTCGCCGCGCTCCGGGGAGAGGGGGCGAATGATCGCCTGACATCCAAGGTTCGTGTTGCAACGAAATACCCCAGAATCACCGGGAGTTATTTCAATGCGCGCGGCATTCCGGTCGAGATCGTCAAGTTATACGGCTCTATTGAGTTGGCTCCGGTAGTAGGATTAGCGGATCGGATTGTGGATTTGGTTGAAACCGGCGGCACCCTCAAAGCACACGATCTCGTCGAACTCGAAGTCATTGCCCAATCGACGGCTCGTTTCATCGTCAACCGGGCGAGTCTTCGGCTCAAACAGGAACCGCTGATGGAGTTGATTCGTAAGCTCAGGGCGGCGGTACGAAATGAGCGTGCAGCATCCGGCAATGGTCGTCCGCCGGCTGTAGGCATGCGTAAGAAAAAAATGGTTCGCTCATGA
- the hisD gene encoding histidinol dehydrogenase produces MKIVTQADRNFLPSLKKAALRGRVTGAAVEKAVRAILQAVERGGDKAVLRYTAQFDRVVLKPDSLRVTSEEVKNAYFHIRKDEGDALRLAAQRVTSFHERQQTKTWMYQDGDATLGQVVGPVDAVGVYVPGGKAVYPSSVLMCAIPAKVAGVPRIVMVTPPQRDGINPYLLVAADIAGVTEIYRVGGVQAVAALAYGTKTIGRVDKIVGPGNIYVATAKRLLYGTVGIDMVAGPSELLVVADDDAKPAHVAADLLCEAEHDEDAQVFLVTTSERLAKDVSKSIEDQLRGLKREKIASKSIARHSVAFVVSTMDEAIAVANEIAAEHLTLSVDNPFDYLEKIRHAGALFLGRYTPPSVADYVAGPNHVLPTGGTARFFSPLSVNDYVKVSNIVHYTKQELAKIKDPLVRLAQIEGFDAHVKSAQSRFS; encoded by the coding sequence ATGAAGATTGTCACACAGGCGGATCGCAACTTTCTTCCATCCTTGAAGAAAGCTGCGCTTCGAGGGCGGGTGACCGGCGCAGCGGTTGAAAAAGCCGTACGTGCAATTTTGCAAGCTGTGGAGCGAGGCGGCGACAAAGCCGTCCTTCGCTACACCGCGCAATTCGATAGGGTGGTACTGAAGCCGGACTCCTTACGTGTCACTTCGGAGGAGGTCAAGAACGCCTACTTCCATATCAGGAAGGACGAGGGCGATGCGCTGCGGTTAGCCGCTCAGCGGGTGACGTCGTTTCACGAACGGCAGCAGACTAAGACGTGGATGTATCAGGACGGGGATGCCACGCTGGGGCAGGTTGTCGGGCCAGTCGACGCCGTTGGAGTGTATGTGCCTGGAGGGAAAGCCGTTTATCCGTCGTCTGTACTGATGTGTGCCATTCCTGCCAAAGTGGCCGGGGTCCCACGCATTGTGATGGTCACACCGCCTCAGAGGGACGGGATTAATCCCTATTTGCTGGTCGCTGCTGATATTGCCGGGGTCACCGAGATTTATCGCGTCGGCGGCGTTCAGGCGGTAGCGGCGCTTGCCTATGGGACGAAAACCATCGGCCGGGTCGACAAGATCGTCGGTCCCGGAAATATTTACGTGGCCACCGCGAAACGATTGCTTTACGGAACAGTTGGAATCGACATGGTCGCCGGCCCAAGTGAATTGCTGGTGGTAGCGGATGACGACGCAAAACCGGCGCATGTGGCAGCAGATTTGCTGTGTGAAGCGGAGCATGACGAGGATGCACAGGTGTTTCTTGTCACGACATCGGAGCGATTGGCCAAAGATGTGTCTAAATCGATCGAGGATCAACTCAGGGGGCTCAAGCGAGAAAAGATCGCGTCAAAGTCGATTGCGCGCCATTCGGTGGCGTTCGTCGTGTCCACCATGGACGAGGCCATCGCAGTCGCCAACGAGATCGCAGCCGAGCATCTGACCCTCTCCGTGGATAATCCGTTCGACTATTTGGAGAAGATCCGCCATGCAGGAGCGTTGTTCTTGGGGCGCTATACGCCACCATCGGTCGCCGATTATGTCGCGGGTCCGAATCATGTCCTGCCGACAGGAGGCACTGCGAGGTTCTTTTCCCCGCTTTCGGTCAATGACTATGTGAAAGTCAGCAACATCGTGCACTACACAAAACAAGAATTGGCCAAGATCAAGGATCCGTTGGTTCGACTGGCGCAGATTGAAGGGTTTGATGCGCATGTCAAATCGGCGCAGAGCAGGTTTTCATGA
- the hisB gene encoding imidazoleglycerol-phosphate dehydratase HisB, translating into MKKNGSAPRQANVPRTTKETDIRVEWTLDGSGQGKIDTGIRFFDHMLELLAKHGFFDLTVQAKGDLDIDEHHTVEDVGIVMGKALHEALGEKAGIKRFGFASAPLDETLAQVTVDLSGRSFLVYNVVLPDRKIKSFDLGLFEDFFQAFVTHGGLNLHVNLLYGRNPHHIMEAIFKGFAKALDQATMLEERLAGKVLSTKGML; encoded by the coding sequence ATGAAGAAGAACGGGTCTGCTCCACGACAGGCGAATGTCCCACGAACGACTAAAGAAACCGACATCCGCGTTGAGTGGACCTTGGACGGGAGCGGGCAGGGTAAGATCGATACCGGCATCCGTTTTTTCGACCATATGCTGGAGCTGCTCGCCAAACATGGGTTTTTTGATCTGACCGTCCAGGCGAAGGGCGACCTCGATATCGATGAACATCATACGGTGGAGGATGTCGGGATCGTGATGGGCAAGGCTCTGCACGAGGCATTGGGAGAAAAAGCCGGCATCAAGCGATTCGGGTTTGCTTCCGCGCCGCTCGATGAAACATTGGCTCAGGTCACCGTCGATCTCAGCGGCCGCTCCTTCCTTGTCTACAACGTGGTGCTGCCGGATCGAAAGATCAAATCGTTCGATCTCGGTCTGTTCGAAGATTTCTTCCAAGCCTTTGTCACCCACGGAGGCCTCAACCTGCATGTGAACCTACTCTATGGCCGGAACCCCCACCACATCATGGAAGCCATCTTCAAAGGATTCGCCAAGGCACTCGATCAAGCGACGATGCTGGAAGAGCGGCTGGCGGGAAAGGTCCTTTCGACGAAGGGGATGCTGTAG
- a CDS encoding acyltransferase, with protein MTTRIASIESFRVLAIFAVILWHTGFVSGLSRLAGESLPVVLTGYLVWWVGVPYFFITAGYFFHRSVLAHGNPIAQFRRHVFPLVWVFLGWMCIYIMVPPGWPAEVLRNGLWQPFYLTALKNVDLLATQHISLFLKGHVPVFHLWFLPALMFSLAVLAFVAICRLQRYLIFLIICLCVLAFTEKTVGRLFSNTDLPLGMWSIAILLTAMGWLAAEREQPSATVAWSLIVSGYAFALMEGGVMNVVFHISLQDLKWHYFLGGIILGLGVFLLALAKPTLGQSTPFPFLAQFTLGVYVSHILVLYTLSPLSWRVQGHVPLWGAFMGIIVYVFSVLLTIALARIPMVRHLVVRPGWMRYQSKGA; from the coding sequence ATGACCACACGTATAGCCAGTATTGAAAGTTTCCGGGTGCTTGCCATCTTCGCAGTGATCCTTTGGCATACCGGCTTTGTCTCAGGTCTCTCTCGGCTGGCGGGTGAGAGCCTTCCCGTTGTTCTCACTGGTTATCTGGTTTGGTGGGTGGGGGTGCCGTACTTCTTTATCACGGCAGGATATTTTTTCCATCGATCTGTACTGGCACACGGAAATCCCATTGCTCAATTTCGTCGGCATGTTTTTCCTCTGGTATGGGTATTCCTCGGGTGGATGTGTATCTACATTATGGTCCCGCCAGGTTGGCCCGCCGAGGTCCTTCGAAACGGCTTATGGCAGCCGTTTTACTTGACGGCTCTGAAAAACGTAGACCTACTGGCGACCCAACATATCAGCCTCTTCCTTAAGGGGCATGTTCCCGTTTTTCACCTGTGGTTTCTCCCTGCGCTGATGTTCAGCCTTGCCGTCCTGGCTTTCGTGGCGATCTGCCGGTTGCAGAGATATTTAATCTTCTTAATTATATGTCTATGCGTATTGGCTTTTACTGAAAAAACGGTTGGTAGATTGTTCTCCAACACCGATCTTCCCCTTGGAATGTGGTCAATAGCGATTCTCCTCACCGCCATGGGGTGGTTGGCTGCAGAACGTGAACAGCCCTCGGCGACTGTGGCCTGGAGTTTGATTGTTAGTGGGTATGCCTTCGCATTAATGGAAGGGGGGGTCATGAATGTCGTTTTTCACATTTCACTCCAGGACCTCAAGTGGCACTATTTCCTGGGAGGGATTATCCTAGGGTTGGGGGTTTTTCTGCTCGCACTTGCGAAGCCGACGCTTGGCCAATCAACTCCCTTCCCCTTCCTAGCCCAATTCACTCTGGGCGTCTATGTATCCCATATTCTCGTGCTGTATACGCTTAGTCCACTGAGCTGGAGGGTACAAGGCCATGTTCCATTGTGGGGAGCTTTTATGGGCATCATCGTGTACGTCTTTTCCGTGTTGTTAACGATTGCCCTGGCGCGGATACCCATGGTTAGGCACTTAGTGGTGAGGCCCGGCTGGATGAGATATCAATCAAAAGGTGCCTAG
- the hisH gene encoding imidazole glycerol phosphate synthase subunit HisH, whose amino-acid sequence MIAIIDYGMGNLRSVSKAFEVMGHQAIVTRDAASLQNASHVVLPGVGAFGDCMSNLRQYGLIEPIRTAIQSGKPFLGICLGFQLLFTESEEFGRHQGLDIFPGKVRAFSKDQPLKVPHMGWNQVHIQRPCPLFDGIADGAHWYFVHSFFVDPGDKQVTATTTTYGIPFASSIWKDNVVACQFHPEKSQRSGLRLMKNFGNWK is encoded by the coding sequence ATGATTGCTATTATCGACTACGGCATGGGAAACCTACGTAGTGTCTCCAAGGCCTTCGAGGTGATGGGGCATCAGGCCATTGTCACACGCGATGCAGCCTCACTTCAGAATGCGAGTCATGTCGTCTTGCCGGGAGTCGGAGCGTTCGGCGACTGCATGTCGAACTTGAGGCAGTATGGGTTGATCGAGCCCATCAGAACCGCGATCCAATCGGGAAAGCCCTTCCTGGGGATTTGCTTGGGTTTTCAACTACTGTTTACCGAAAGTGAAGAGTTCGGGCGGCATCAAGGGCTCGATATCTTTCCCGGGAAAGTTCGCGCTTTCTCAAAGGATCAGCCGTTGAAGGTTCCGCACATGGGATGGAACCAGGTCCACATCCAACGGCCTTGCCCGCTGTTCGATGGGATTGCCGATGGAGCCCATTGGTATTTCGTTCATTCTTTTTTCGTGGATCCAGGTGACAAGCAGGTGACGGCCACGACGACGACGTACGGCATTCCTTTCGCGTCGAGCATCTGGAAAGACAATGTGGTAGCGTGCCAGTTTCATCCGGAAAAAAGCCAGAGATCTGGTTTGCGATTGATGAAGAATTTCGGTAATTGGAAATGA
- the hisA gene encoding 1-(5-phosphoribosyl)-5-[(5-phosphoribosylamino)methylideneamino]imidazole-4-carboxamide isomerase, which produces MIIIPAIDLKDGRCVRLRQGDMAAETVYAYDVAEVARKWQQSGASLIHVVDLNGAVDGEPKNLGQIQSIIKSVTALVQVGGGIRTVETVRQYLHAGVSRVVLGTAALTNRALLDQACREFPRRIVLGLDAREGRVAVKGWTAVSDIKAMDLLKELAGCPIAAVIYTDIARDGMLNGPNLSTLKEIVEFSSFPVIASGGITSLDDLKAVRSIGPKIEGAIIGKALYDGKLDYQAAVAALSR; this is translated from the coding sequence ATGATCATCATTCCGGCAATTGATCTGAAGGATGGGCGCTGCGTTCGGTTGCGTCAAGGCGATATGGCTGCAGAAACCGTCTATGCTTATGACGTTGCCGAGGTTGCCCGTAAGTGGCAACAGAGTGGAGCCAGTCTGATCCATGTGGTCGATCTGAACGGAGCGGTTGACGGCGAACCCAAAAACTTAGGGCAGATCCAGTCCATCATAAAATCGGTCACTGCGCTTGTTCAGGTCGGTGGCGGCATCAGAACCGTTGAGACAGTTCGGCAGTATCTGCATGCCGGTGTCTCCCGCGTGGTGCTCGGCACGGCTGCACTCACCAATCGGGCGCTCCTCGATCAAGCTTGCCGGGAATTTCCTCGGCGGATCGTGCTCGGCCTCGATGCGCGCGAGGGACGAGTTGCCGTCAAGGGCTGGACCGCGGTGTCGGATATCAAAGCGATGGATCTGTTGAAAGAACTAGCGGGCTGTCCGATTGCTGCCGTCATCTATACGGATATCGCGCGTGATGGAATGCTGAATGGCCCCAACCTTTCCACGCTGAAAGAAATCGTTGAATTCTCCTCGTTTCCGGTGATTGCATCGGGAGGGATCACGTCTCTGGATGATCTGAAAGCTGTACGATCGATCGGCCCTAAAATCGAGGGAGCGATCATTGGCAAAGCACTCTATGACGGCAAACTGGATTACCAAGCCGCTGTGGCGGCGCTTTCTCGCTAA
- the hisF gene encoding imidazole glycerol phosphate synthase subunit HisF: protein MAKHSMTANWITKPLWRRFLANQRHMLTKRIIPCLDVKEGRVVKGVSFVNLRDAGDPVEAAAGYDHEGADELCFLDITASHENRKTIIDVVERTAARVFMPVTVGGGVGTLDDIRALLNAGADKVSINTAAVRRPEFVREAAQRFGTQCIVVAIDAKRVASDRWEVFTHGGRHATGLDAVEWAKRMDQYGAGEILLTSMDQDGRQTGYDLDLTAAVSGALSIPVIASGGVGTLDHLYDGFVKGKADAVLAASIFHFRTYTISQAKAYLRERGVPVRSDHLPREA from the coding sequence TTGGCAAAGCACTCTATGACGGCAAACTGGATTACCAAGCCGCTGTGGCGGCGCTTTCTCGCTAACCAGCGCCACATGCTGACCAAGCGCATCATTCCCTGTCTGGACGTCAAAGAGGGCCGCGTAGTCAAGGGTGTCAGTTTTGTGAATCTTCGCGATGCCGGCGATCCGGTCGAAGCGGCAGCGGGGTATGATCATGAAGGAGCGGACGAACTCTGTTTTCTCGATATTACAGCCTCACATGAAAATCGGAAGACGATCATCGACGTCGTCGAACGCACGGCTGCGCGGGTCTTTATGCCGGTGACGGTCGGTGGGGGCGTGGGAACCCTCGACGATATTCGGGCCTTGTTGAACGCCGGAGCAGATAAGGTCAGCATCAATACCGCGGCAGTTCGACGGCCCGAGTTTGTCAGGGAAGCCGCTCAACGTTTCGGGACGCAATGCATCGTCGTTGCCATCGACGCCAAGCGTGTAGCGAGTGATCGCTGGGAGGTCTTCACGCACGGCGGTCGCCATGCGACGGGACTTGATGCGGTCGAGTGGGCAAAGCGGATGGACCAATACGGGGCTGGAGAGATCTTATTGACCAGCATGGATCAGGATGGCCGGCAAACCGGGTACGATTTGGACCTGACGGCTGCCGTGTCCGGCGCTCTGTCCATTCCTGTCATCGCATCGGGCGGAGTCGGGACGCTCGACCACCTCTACGATGGTTTTGTGAAAGGGAAAGCGGACGCAGTCCTGGCCGCTTCGATTTTTCATTTTCGGACCTATACGATCTCCCAGGCGAAAGCGTATCTACGGGAACGTGGTGTCCCCGTCCGATCAGATCATCTTCCTCGAGAGGCATGA
- the hisIE gene encoding bifunctional phosphoribosyl-AMP cyclohydrolase/phosphoribosyl-ATP diphosphatase HisIE, with protein MGQGMAGQFQFDSESLLPAVIQDWLDGTVLMLGYMNQEALAKTVATRRVHFWSRSRNKLWEKGETSGHTLHVKELFIDCDCDTILVKAQPAGPTCHTGERACFFSGIDEQGHVVHRTAQDAQGGILESVLRTIRERRAAPQTGSYTSKLFEGGHDKILKKVAEEAGEVLLASKGGKKEEVVYEVADLFFHILMVLGYHDLALPDVYQELGKRFGKSGLRTEK; from the coding sequence ATGGGGCAGGGAATGGCAGGTCAGTTCCAGTTCGACAGCGAGAGTCTTCTCCCGGCCGTCATTCAGGATTGGCTCGACGGGACAGTGCTGATGCTCGGGTACATGAACCAAGAAGCTCTCGCGAAGACGGTTGCGACCAGGAGGGTGCACTTCTGGAGTCGGTCTCGAAACAAACTCTGGGAAAAAGGCGAAACATCCGGTCATACGCTACACGTGAAAGAACTCTTTATTGACTGCGATTGCGATACCATTTTGGTGAAGGCCCAACCAGCTGGGCCCACTTGTCATACAGGCGAGCGAGCCTGCTTCTTCTCTGGAATAGACGAACAAGGCCACGTTGTTCATCGAACGGCGCAAGATGCGCAGGGTGGAATTCTTGAAAGTGTCCTGCGGACGATACGGGAGCGCCGCGCCGCCCCTCAGACCGGTTCCTATACCTCAAAGCTATTCGAGGGAGGGCATGACAAGATTCTGAAAAAGGTGGCGGAGGAGGCGGGCGAGGTGCTATTGGCCTCGAAAGGCGGCAAGAAAGAAGAAGTCGTCTATGAGGTGGCGGATCTGTTTTTCCATATCCTGATGGTACTGGGGTATCATGATCTGGCGCTACCAGATGTCTATCAAGAGTTAGGGAAGCGATTCGGCAAGTCCGGGTTGAGGACGGAGAAGTGA
- a CDS encoding histidine triad nucleotide-binding protein: MSDCLFCRVVAKTIPAKVVHEDDQTLAFDDIHPQAPVHTLVIPKRHVASIQDLGESDQALLAQLLLACRKVANDKGLADSGFRLVANTGRNGGQTVFHLHFHVMGGRHMAWPPG, translated from the coding sequence ATGAGCGACTGTTTGTTCTGCAGGGTTGTGGCGAAGACCATCCCGGCCAAGGTTGTTCATGAGGACGACCAGACCCTGGCCTTTGACGACATCCATCCCCAGGCACCGGTGCATACCCTGGTGATTCCCAAACGACATGTGGCCTCTATTCAAGACCTGGGCGAGTCAGATCAGGCGCTGCTGGCACAATTGCTGCTCGCCTGTAGGAAAGTCGCGAATGACAAAGGGTTAGCCGACTCGGGGTTCCGTCTCGTAGCGAACACCGGACGAAATGGAGGTCAAACCGTCTTCCATCTGCATTTCCACGTGATGGGCGGCCGTCATATGGCCTGGCCTCCAGGGTGA
- the dnaG gene encoding DNA primase yields MGRGLIADEIKNRIKDRVDIADVVGRHISLRRAGQNLVGLCPFHQEKSPSFSVSPSKQMFYCFGCKAGGDVFAFLTKITGATFPEVLRELGDKVGIVLEESPAERMQRGQTHRIEEMNRASMTWFQDNLRDPQIGATAREYLNRRGILQSTVESFQLGVSSAEWDGLFKSLTRKGFSHSEIMTAGLGSPRSNGNGYYDKFHGRLMFTITDLRKRVVGFGGRVLDDRTPKYLNSPDTPLFKKGQTLFAFDQAREAIGRTKTVIVVEGYFDAIALHQAGLTHTVATLGTALTAEHIHALRRFADKVVLLFDPDAAGVRAALRGLDLFVNSGLGVKVVTLPVGEDPDTFVHKEGAGAFTQLEAAAPSLLDYALNHRIKEADDGSLESRIRSVDEVLRILQKSEHPIERQERIKIVSERLRISEARLIERYPALLAQPKGGAEAPRAQPARGTPHNALFKGLPEERDLLLLLLHGKLAPADVRRLRPESFTVAPCRKLVEIALAHVDRDGRIQVQPVLDESVADLDCGALATELSMREDHFDDVPAHIAACFDRLDRKRSEQVMGELIARLKTAEREGRVDEARLLNMQINEVRMRKAGTPTAGVVSLVKE; encoded by the coding sequence GTGGGCCGAGGCTTGATTGCGGACGAGATCAAGAATCGAATAAAAGATCGGGTAGATATTGCGGATGTCGTCGGGCGCCATATCTCGCTGAGGAGGGCAGGTCAGAACCTCGTGGGGTTGTGCCCGTTTCATCAGGAAAAGAGCCCCTCTTTCTCCGTTAGTCCATCCAAACAAATGTTTTACTGTTTCGGCTGCAAGGCTGGGGGAGATGTCTTTGCCTTTCTGACCAAAATTACCGGGGCAACCTTTCCGGAGGTGCTTCGGGAGCTTGGAGACAAGGTGGGCATCGTGTTGGAAGAGTCTCCTGCGGAACGAATGCAACGTGGGCAGACCCATCGCATTGAAGAAATGAACCGCGCTTCCATGACGTGGTTTCAAGACAATCTTCGCGATCCGCAAATCGGTGCCACGGCTCGTGAATACCTGAACAGACGAGGCATCCTACAATCGACCGTGGAGTCGTTCCAACTTGGAGTGTCGTCCGCAGAGTGGGACGGGTTGTTCAAGTCCCTTACTCGAAAAGGATTCTCTCACAGCGAGATCATGACGGCTGGGCTCGGAAGCCCGAGATCAAACGGTAACGGCTATTACGACAAGTTTCATGGGCGGCTCATGTTCACAATCACCGATCTGCGCAAGCGCGTGGTGGGATTCGGCGGCCGTGTGTTGGACGACCGCACGCCCAAGTACCTCAATTCGCCCGATACGCCGTTGTTTAAGAAGGGCCAGACCCTCTTCGCCTTCGATCAGGCGCGTGAGGCGATCGGGCGGACCAAGACGGTGATCGTCGTCGAAGGGTATTTCGACGCGATCGCGCTCCACCAGGCTGGGCTCACCCATACCGTCGCCACGCTGGGGACGGCCTTGACGGCTGAACATATTCATGCCCTGCGGCGGTTTGCCGACAAGGTTGTGTTGCTCTTTGACCCTGATGCAGCCGGTGTGCGAGCCGCCTTGAGAGGATTGGATCTTTTCGTCAACAGCGGATTGGGCGTCAAAGTCGTCACCCTTCCGGTTGGTGAGGACCCTGATACGTTTGTGCACAAGGAAGGTGCCGGGGCGTTTACCCAGCTGGAAGCGGCAGCTCCGAGTCTCTTGGACTATGCGCTGAATCACAGAATCAAGGAGGCCGACGATGGCTCGCTGGAAAGCCGCATCCGAAGCGTCGATGAGGTGCTGCGAATTCTGCAGAAGAGCGAGCATCCGATCGAGCGGCAGGAGCGCATCAAAATCGTGTCGGAACGACTGAGGATCAGCGAGGCCCGGCTGATCGAGCGCTATCCGGCGCTGCTGGCTCAGCCCAAAGGAGGCGCGGAAGCGCCGCGCGCGCAGCCCGCACGGGGAACTCCGCACAATGCCCTATTCAAAGGGCTCCCTGAAGAGCGGGATCTGCTCTTACTGTTGCTGCACGGAAAACTAGCGCCTGCCGATGTCCGTCGCCTGCGGCCGGAGTCCTTTACCGTCGCGCCTTGCCGCAAGCTCGTCGAGATCGCGCTCGCCCATGTGGATCGTGACGGGCGTATTCAGGTCCAGCCGGTATTGGATGAGTCGGTGGCCGATCTCGATTGTGGTGCTCTGGCGACGGAATTGTCGATGCGCGAAGATCATTTCGACGATGTGCCGGCGCACATTGCGGCTTGTTTTGACCGTCTGGACCGAAAGCGATCGGAGCAGGTCATGGGCGAGCTCATTGCCAGACTGAAAACGGCTGAACGCGAAGGCCGGGTTGACGAGGCGCGCCTACTGAATATGCAGATCAATGAGGTACGGATGCGGAAAGCCGGCACGCCGACCGCCGGTGTGGTTTCATTGGTGAAGGAGTAG
- the rpoD gene encoding RNA polymerase sigma factor RpoD produces MSKQELLGEVKKLITMGKEKGFLTYDELNSTLPAEVVSSDQFGSIMAMFGEMDIEIIEAGDGDRSQKRSDGEVGEDVEDVESDSEEENDKAIDLTPGALSRTDDPVRLYLKEMGSVALLSREGEIEIAKRIEEGKNDIASVIYGMPMTIEFVLALRDQLKNAKIDVREIVPVQETEEDFEEDQPPVERDYEELRVKTLESLNAVRKVSLALKAMAEKSKPLGNDPVKQKKFKKQFDAIRQQVVNKIESVNLHGVLKDRMVQRVRDLAVQIRVAEREAISCQRRIGVGGEAGAELLRKMCRSRQDFMAVRRKTGVSEEALVEIRKVYQTAKAKIRQLETEEALVPAEEIKDAVKHLDLAEERVKRGKAELVEANLRLVVSIAKKYTNRGLQFLDLIQEGNIGLMKAVDKFEYKRGYKFSTYATWWIRQAITRAIADQARTIRIPVHMIETINKLIRTSRHLVQKLGREPLPEEIAERMDLPLDKVRKILKIAREPISLETPIGEEEDSHLGDFIEDKKAVSPLEAAIRYDLQRQINSALETLTPREEKVLRKRFGIGEATDHTLEEVGQDFEVTRERIRQIEAKALRKLRHPSRSKKLRSFVETL; encoded by the coding sequence ATGTCGAAACAAGAGTTGCTCGGTGAGGTGAAGAAGCTGATCACGATGGGAAAGGAAAAGGGGTTTCTGACGTATGACGAGCTCAACAGCACCTTGCCCGCTGAAGTTGTGTCGTCTGATCAGTTCGGCAGCATAATGGCGATGTTCGGTGAAATGGATATCGAGATCATCGAGGCGGGCGATGGGGATCGGTCTCAGAAACGATCCGATGGCGAAGTGGGCGAAGATGTGGAAGATGTCGAATCGGATTCCGAGGAGGAAAACGATAAGGCAATTGATCTGACGCCTGGCGCCCTCAGTCGCACCGACGATCCCGTGCGGCTTTATCTCAAGGAAATGGGGAGTGTGGCTCTCCTCAGCCGCGAAGGCGAGATCGAAATCGCAAAGCGGATTGAAGAGGGGAAAAACGATATTGCTTCGGTGATCTATGGCATGCCGATGACCATCGAATTCGTCTTGGCTCTTCGGGATCAGCTCAAGAACGCCAAAATCGACGTGCGCGAGATCGTGCCGGTCCAGGAGACCGAAGAGGATTTTGAGGAAGACCAGCCACCGGTGGAGCGGGATTATGAGGAATTGCGAGTCAAGACGCTGGAGTCGTTGAATGCCGTGCGGAAGGTCTCGCTTGCGCTGAAGGCGATGGCCGAAAAGAGCAAGCCTCTCGGCAATGATCCGGTCAAGCAAAAGAAGTTCAAGAAGCAGTTCGATGCGATCCGCCAGCAAGTGGTGAACAAAATCGAATCGGTCAACCTCCATGGGGTGCTCAAAGACCGAATGGTCCAGCGTGTCCGCGATCTGGCGGTACAGATCCGCGTCGCCGAACGGGAAGCGATCAGCTGCCAACGGCGGATCGGTGTGGGGGGCGAGGCCGGTGCCGAACTGCTGAGGAAGATGTGCCGGAGCCGTCAGGACTTCATGGCGGTCAGGCGGAAGACCGGAGTGTCGGAAGAAGCTCTGGTCGAGATTCGGAAGGTTTACCAAACCGCCAAGGCGAAGATACGCCAGCTGGAAACGGAAGAGGCGCTTGTTCCGGCTGAAGAAATCAAGGATGCGGTCAAGCATCTCGATTTGGCCGAAGAGAGGGTGAAGCGTGGGAAGGCGGAGTTGGTCGAGGCGAATTTGAGGCTCGTGGTCAGCATCGCAAAGAAATACACGAACCGAGGGCTTCAGTTCCTCGATTTGATTCAGGAAGGCAATATCGGGTTGATGAAGGCGGTGGACAAGTTCGAATATAAGCGCGGGTATAAGTTCAGCACCTACGCGACTTGGTGGATTCGTCAGGCGATCACCCGAGCCATTGCGGACCAAGCACGCACGATCAGGATTCCGGTTCACATGATCGAAACAATCAATAAGCTCATTCGGACCTCCCGGCACCTCGTGCAGAAGTTGGGTCGCGAGCCTCTGCCCGAAGAGATCGCCGAGCGCATGGATCTGCCGTTGGACAAAGTCCGGAAGATCCTCAAAATCGCCCGCGAGCCCATCTCGCTCGAAACGCCGATCGGTGAGGAGGAAGACAGCCATCTGGGCGATTTCATCGAGGACAAGAAGGCCGTGTCTCCGCTGGAAGCGGCTATTCGCTACGACTTGCAACGACAGATCAACAGCGCCTTGGAAACCTTGACGCCTCGTGAGGAGAAGGTGCTGCGCAAGCGGTTCGGTATCGGCGAAGCAACCGATCATACCTTGGAAGAAGTCGGACAGGATTTTGAAGTCACCCGTGAACGCATCAGGCAAATCGAAGCCAAGGCCTTGAGGAAATTACGACATCCGAGCCGTAGTAAAAAGCTGAGGAGTTTTGTCGAGACTTTATAG